The following DNA comes from Spirochaetales bacterium.
TGGTACCAGACGGATAGATGACCGGAATATGCAAGGTAACAAGGAGTTCTCCGTTCTCCGTATACCCGCTAATTGCATCAGTATAATAGTTTTTTTCCGGAAATACAGGCGAGGATCGGGGCAAAAACCGGAGTCGTTTGAGTTCGTTTATCTGATGTTCGGTTTCCGAGATACGTTGCTGCAGTCGTTTACTCCCCGGCGATTCGCAGAGTTCCTTTTTCAATTGAGGAAGAAGTTCGTTTTCAAGATAATGGACTGCCTGTGACAGGGGCATTCTCATTCGGTTCGACCGTCTGAGGTATTCCTCTCCTTCATCGATACCGTACGGCGGGCCTTTCTGATTGCCGGGGGCAAGGACGGGGAGGAAGGTTTCAATGATTTTTCTGAGAAATCCGGGAAGCTTTTCCGGGTCGAGGACGGGTTCATACGTTTCATCCGGTCCGTCGTATTTTTTTATTGCATCGACAATGGCCGCGGCAAATATTTTGGCCGATTTATTTTCCTTGATAGTACTCTGAAAGAAATACCCCCCGCCTTCAAGGAGAAATTCGTGAAGAAGTTCCTTTGCCTTTTCATATCCCGGAGCGTTGTTCACAATGTGCTTTTGATCCTCGGAGATGCCGGAATCGAGCAGGCTTTCGAGCATCTGAACGGCTTTTTGTGATTTTGTCTGTGCGAGTTCCTGAATATTTTCTGTCTCTGAGGGGCGGATGTTCGTTTTCAGGGCGGTAATACAGTGCAGGGCGATCGTGAGTTTTATAATAATGAGTTCGAAAAGATCATCGAGGTCCTTAAGCCCGGAATATTCAAAATCAAGACGGCCGATCCGCTCCTCGAGTAAACGTTCCTTTATGAGGTAGTTTTCGAGGTTAATGTCGAATTGATCGATGATACCCTTTTTCATTTTGTTTTTTATATAAGGCCGCGGGCCGTTTGTGTGCCCATGAATGCCACCCTGCCACTATAAAGGGAGGGACGTACATTCCCGTACCCCCTCCCTTCCCTGACATTATATTGAAATAAAGAAAAAAAACAGCGGATGATCATAAAAAAAAAGAGGACCTCCTTGGACCTCTTTTCGTTTAGCAGGGGCAGGACTCGAACCTGCGACCTCCGGGTTATGAGCCCGACGAGCTGCCATCTGCTCTACCCTGCGGCGTATATCAATGTATAAACAATCGATAAAAAAATGTCAAGGCATACTTCCATATTTAATTGAATAATTATCGTTTTGCTGCCATTGTGATAACCGGGAATGACGGTGTGATTCACCGAATTGAACATACTCCTGAAAAGCCTGGAAATATCCTTTGGACCCATGCATGGTTCTGTGATACTGTCCGTGAAATTTATATACTTCCGGTGAATCCGTGGATAACCGTGGTGTAGGGAACGTCGTTCATCTATTGAAATATGAGGGGAATCGGTTTAAATTCGTAAGAAAGTCTTGACAGATTTCTCTAAAAAAATGTACATTAGGTGCTTAAAAGGCCCTTGTAGCTCAGCCGGTAGAGCACCTCCATGGTAAGGAGGGGGTCACCAGTTCGAATCTGGTCGAGGGCTTACTTTTTTATTTTTTCTCTATTGACACGATGGTGGAAATTTGTGTATAGTAGTTTTCCACCAGGTTATAGAAGGAGTAGTATGTAATGGCAAAAGGTAAGGCAAAAACAGTCGAGCTTATTGCGCTGCGGTGTTCCGAGTGCAAGAGACGTAATTATACAACATCCAAGAATAAACGCAATATGCAGGGGAAACTTGAATTAAAAAAGTATTGCAAATTCGATAAAAAACATACACTCCACAAAGAAGCAAAGATCAAGTGATCGGTACTATAGGCCAGTAGCTCCAATTGGCTAGAGCGCCGGTCTCCAAAACCGGATGTTGCAGGTTCGAGTCCTGCCTGGCCTGATACATAATTTCAGGAGAAAAAAGTGAAAAAAATAATTAGTTATATTAAGGAAAGTTATGCTGAATTAAAGAAAGTCATATGGCCGAGCAGGGAAGAGGTATTTTCATCGACCAAGGTTGTTATCATTTCGACGATTTTTATAGCTGCCGCGCTTGGTTTCATCGATATCTTGCTTTTTAGATTATTGAATCTTGTTTTTTAACAGTTGCGGAGGAAAATGGCTAAAGGGTGGTTTGTAGTCCATGTATATTCTGGACAGGAAAATAAAGTAGAAAAACAGATCAGGAAACTGATTGATAACGGCGAATTATCAGATTATATATTCGATGTCAAGGTCCCTTCCGAGGATATTATCGAAGTGAAGGACGGCAAGAAGCGTATGACATCGAAGAAGTTTCTTCCCGGTTACGTATTGGTGGAACTGGATCTGCCGGAGGCGGGGTGGAAAGAAGTGTGTGCCCAGGTAAGAAAAATTCCCGGAGTCACCGGATTTGTCGGATCCAACAGGAATCAAAAGCCGAAACCAATCGAACAGGATGAAGCAAAAGTGATTTTACAGAAGATTGGAGAGATCAAGTCGGAGAAAATACTGAAGCCAAAGATGGAGTTCAATGTGGGTGAGGTCGTGCGTATCATCGACGGCCCGTTCAACAGTTTCACGGGAAATATTGAAGAGATAAATTATGAAAAAAACAAGTTGAGAGTGATGGTCGGTATTTTCGGCAGGGCGACACCGGTTGAACTTGAGTTCTTGCAGGTGGAAAAGATTTAGTGCGGTAATACTGTTCTTTTTTCCGGATATATCGTGAACGTGAAGCTTGAAAATCAGGCAGAACGACGGAAACATGGTGAAGAAAGCGGTGATCCCGACGGGAAACACCGTCCGGAGCGGGATATTCCGGGACATCATAGCGGAAAGTATGTGAGTAAGGCACGAAAAGCCCTTGAAGAGGAAACGAAGCAAACATTATATACTTTAGACGTTTTTATGCGGAATAAAGAGATGGAGAAGATATATGGCTAAGAAAAAGGTAAAGGCATTGATTAAACTGCAGGTCCCGGCAGGAAAAGCCACTCCGGCGCCGCCGGTTGGTCCCGCGCTTGGTCCGCACGGAGTGAGTGCTCCACAGTTCGTTAAGCAGTTTAATGATAAAACGAAAAATATGGAAGAAGGATTGACGATTCCCGTTGTCATCACCGTGTATCAGGATAAATCCTTCAGTTTCATTACAAAGACTCCGCCCGCGGCAGTCCTTATCAAGAAGGCGTGTAATCTCGAAAAGGGTTCATCGGAACCGAACAAGCAGAAGGTGGCGACAATAACCAAAAAACAGCTTCAGGAGATTGCGACAACGAAAATGCCCGATCTGAACGCAACGGGCATGGAAGGCGCCGTCAAGATAATAGCGGGCACGGCACGCAGTATGGGTGTTTTGGTGGAGGAAGATTGACATGAAACGAGGAAAAAAATATCAGGCTGCGGTCAAGGACCATGACCGGAATACACGCTATGGTATCGAAGAAGCGGTATCGGGTCTTAAAAAATGCGCTTACGCCAAATTCGACGAGACAGTCGAGATCGCCATCAATCTCAATTTGAAAAAAGGGGTTTCGGTCAGGGATACGGTCGTACTCGAACACCAGTTCGGCAAGGAAAAAAAGATACTGGTATTCGCCAAGGGTGAAAAGGCGGACGAAGCGAAAAAAGCCGGTGCGACATATATAGGCGATACGGACCTCATCGAAAAAATCAAGGGTGGATGGATCGATTTCGACGTCGCGATCGCCACCCCGGATATGATGAAGGATGTCGGGAAACTCGGTCCGATTCTCGGACGAAGGGGTCTCATGCCGAATCCCAAAACACAGACAGTGACGTTTGATATTAAAGGGGCGATTTCCGAACTCAAAAAGGGACGTATGGAGTTCAGGGCGGACAAGACCGGGGTCGTTCATCTTCCCGTGGGCAAGGTCTCCATGGAAGACAACAAGATCGTTGAAAATGCAAAGGTTGTCATAAAAGAAGTGAACAGGAAAAAACCCGCTGATTTGAAAGGGGAGTTTATCAAATCGGTCGCCCTTTCTTCAACGATGGGTCCGGGATTTATGTTGTCGTTCAAGGAGCTTCTATCCTGACGGGCCGGCGGCCCGGATCGAAAGATGGACCTGAAACCCGGAAAAGGAAGCGTGGAGTGTTGACACTGCGGATGTACAAAAAGTATTGCACACCGTGGGGGTAAAAGAACGGTCGGATGATTCAGTTGATCGTCCCGTCATAGAGTGAAATAAAACGGGGATGATGCAAGGCGATACGGTAAGGCCGCATCCCTGTTTGTTACATACACGCGGGTTGCCGTGAAAGGAGAACTCATGGGAGAAAAAACACAATGTATTCAACAATATAAGGTTGATGCGGTCAATAAACTCAAGCAAGCAATCGAAGGTTCGAAAGATATCGTCTTTACCGATTTCAGGGGGCTGAATGTCGAAAAAATAACGGAACTTCGAACAAAATTATATGAACAGGATTCCGTACTCAAAGTCGCCAAAAATAACTTTATAAAGCTGGCCTTTAAATCGTATGACCTTCCCGATATTCAGGATATCATAAAAGGCCCGATCGCGCTTGCATTGATCAATCGGGACACGAGCCAGATACTCAAGATACTTTTCGACTATGCGAAGAACGAATCCTTTGCGGTGCGGGGCGGCATCGTCGATGGACGTCGTTTTTCACCGGAAAATCTCGAGACACTGTCGAGACTTCCGGGAAAAACACAACTTATCGGAATGTTGATGAGTGCCATGATCGGTCCGGTGAGAAATCTCCTCTACACCATGAACGGCGTCACTCAGAAACTGGTTCTCACCTTGAAGGCAATTGCCGATAAAAAGGAAGGAGAAAAAGGCGAGTAATAGGGGGGCGGTTCGTAAAAACCGTTAAACCGTACGGAAGCGGGAGTGTTGTCAATAAACACGGGGAACAAAGACGAAAATGTGTTTGTTGTGAAAGCGGGAGAAGCATCATCCTTCCCCGAGGAGGGGCGGAAAATGCTTACTTTATAAATAATGAAAAAGCGATTATTTTCCGGTGTATTCGGAATCGGGAAGAGTATTCCGTCCGACGGATAACATGCTTCTTGGTTGTTTATTCCATAACGGGAAGCCGGCGGAAACGGCCGGCTGTCTTTTAGGACGGGGAAAATCAGCCAGTTATCCGGAGAAAGAATATACATGGCAGGGATACATCGGGATGACATTTAAAACGATAAACTATTTGGTAGAGTGAAGGAGAAATTAGCATGGCAGCAATTACGAAAGAACAGATTCTGGACGCAATCGCAAACATGTCTGTACTCGAGGTTTCGGAACTTGTCAAGGATATGGAAGAGAAATTTAGCGTGACTGCGGCTGCACCTGTCGCTATGATCGGCGGCATGGACAGCGGACAGCAGGCGGGCGGTGCTCAGGAAGCATCCGAAGAAAAGACCGAATTCACCGTTGTCTTGAAGAGTTGCGATGACGGAAAGAAAATTCCGGTCATCAAGGAAGTCAAGGCTATTACCGGACTTGGATTGAAGGATGCGAAAGAACTCGTCGAAGCAGGGAATAAACCTGTGAAGGAAGACGTTTCGAAAGAGGAAGCTGAAAAAATCAAGGAAAGACTTGTCGCAGCCGGGGGTGTTGTAGAGATTCAGTAGATGAAACATACGACAGACACGAAAGGTTGTGTAGCTGGATAACATTAATGATGATAAATGACTCTTTAAATTTATTACTCGTGTGCCACCGGAATACGTATGTCCCGGTGGCAATATAAATTTAGGAGGGGAGACGATAATGAGCTCTAAAAAGCCTCAAATAATTAAACGAAAATACCTCGGAAAAGAATATAAGGATGTGATGGCTGTTCCCCACCTCATCGATATTCAACTTTCATCATTCGAACGCTTTATTCAACGGAATAGGTTGTTGGGCGGTGAAACGCCGCTTCGCCAGGGACTGGAAAGTGTTTTTCAGGACACCTTTCCCATCGAAAGTCCGAACGGAGAACTGGTTCTGGAATATTGCGGCTATTCATTGAATGAGGAAGGGGTCAAATATTCCGAACATGACTGTAAGGAAAAAGGCCTTACTTTTTCCATTCCTGTAAAGGCGAAGATAAATCTCCTTTTTCTCCAGACCGGAGAGATACGGCAAAAGGAAATTTATATGGGAGATATCCCCCTCATGACGGATCGGGGGACCTTTATTATCAATGGTGCGGAAAGGGTCGTCGTCAGCCAGATCCATCGTTCACCGGGTGTCATTTTTTCCCATGACAAGGGGATCTTTTCGTCGCGGATCATTCCGTATAAAGGTTCGTGGCTCGAGTTTGAGATAGATCAGAAAAGGGAACTTGTTTATACGAAAATAGACAGGAAAAAGAAAATCCTTATCACCATGTTTCTGAGGGCGCTTGGGTTTGATACCAGGGAAAAAATAATCGAGCTTTTCTATAAAATCAAGACGATAAAGCTTTCGGAATCGCGTGATGAGAAAGAAAAACTCGTCGGTAAGGTCTTTGCCAAGGAAGTATTTCTCGAGCATGAAAACGAGAAAAAAAAGCTTTATCGAGCGGGCGATAAAATACATCCTCACGATGTCGAAGAGTTGCTGCATCAGGGCATCAAGAAAATCGATATTATCGATTTCGAACATCCGGAATCCCTCCATTCAATGATCATTCTCAATTGCTTCGAACGTGAAGAGATGAAGGTGATGAAGGACGATCCCTCAAAGGACGAACCGACGAAAGAAGACGCGATATCTCACGTGTATTCGCATATCATGCCCGGCGAACCGATCACAATCGAAAGCGCCGAAAAAGATCTCCAATCGATGTTCTTTTCACCGAGACGATATGATCTCGGCAAGGTCGGCCGTTATAAACTCAATAAAAAATTCGACTACAAGGATATGGGTGATTCCCATACACTGCGAAAAGAAGACATCATCAATACAGTCAATTACCTTATTCAGGTATATATCGGTGAAGCGAATGTCGACGATATCGATCATCTGGGAAACAGGCGCGTTCGTTCGGTCGGGGAATTGCTTTCGAATCAACTCAAGACGGCCTTTGCCCGCATGGAACGAATCGCGAAGGAACGGATGAGTCTCAAGGAAATAGAGACGATCAAACCACAGGATCTTATTTCGATTAAACCGATTGTGACCAGCATCAAGGAGTTTTTCGGCTCGAGTCAGCTTTCGCAGTTTATGGACCAGGTCAATCCGCTCTCGGAATTGACGCACAAGCGGCGGTTGAACGCACTCGGGCCTGGCGGCCTCTCCAGAGACAGGGCGGGGTTTGAGGTAAGAGATGTTCATTATACCCATTACGGGCGCATGTGTCCGATCGAGACGCCTGAAGGACCGAATATCGGACTTATCGTTTCACTGGCCAATTATACCCGTGTCAATGAATACGGGTTCCTCGAAAGTCCTTACCGGAAAGTGGTCAACGGAAAGGCGACCACAAAGATCGAATACCTTTCCGCAATGGATGAAGAGCGGTATTTTATCGCGCAGGCGAACGCGCCGATAGCAAAAGACGGGACATTTTTGGAGAGTATGGTACCGGTCCGAAAGGGAGGTGATTATACGACGAGAACGCCCGCTGAAATCGATTATATGGACGTGTCGCCAAAGCAGGTCGTTTCCGTTTCGGCGTCGCTGATCCCGTTTCTCGAGCATGACGACGCGAACAGGGCGCTCATGGGTTCGAATATGCAGCGCCAGGCCGTTCCTCTTCTCCAGCCCGAACCCCCGCGGGTCGGAACGGGCATGGAAGGAAAGACGGCATATGATTCCGGGGTCTGTGTGATCGCAAAACGATCGGGGGTGATCACCTATGTCACATCGAAAGAAATTCAGATAAAGCCGGATAATGCGGCAAACAACAAGGATATCGACATTTACCGGCTTTTCAAGTTCAAGCGGACCAATCAGGACACCTGTTTCAATCAAAAACCGATTGTCAGAAAGGATATTCATGTGGAGGCGGGGGATGTCATCGCGGACGGTCCTGCGACGTCCAATGGCGAACTCGCGCTTGGAAGAAATGTCCTTGTCGCCTTTATGCCGTGGAACGGATACAATTATGAAGACGCTATACTGATTTCGGAAAATGTCGTCAAGGACGATATCTTTACCTCCATCCATATAAAGGAATTTTCCGTCGAAGTCCGGGAAACGAAACTCGGCCCTGAAAAGATTACAAGGGATATTCCAAACACGAGTGAACGCTCATTCGACCAGCTTGACGAGGAGGGAATAATCAGGGTCGGAGCGAAGGTCACCTCCGGGTTCATTCTGGTCGGCAAGGTGACTCCGAAAAGCGAGACGGATTCGACGCCGGAGTTCAAGCTTCTCAACTCCATTTTCGGTGAAAAAGCCAAAGAGGTGCGGGACACCTCCCTGAAAGTTCCCCATGGCGTTGAAGGAACCGTCATCGAAGTCCAGCGATTGAGACGGACGGAAGGCGATGATCTTGATCCCGGCGTGATCGAAGTAGTCAAGGTCCTTATCGCGACAAAGAGAAAACTTCAGGAAGGCGACAAGATGGCGGGACGGCACGGGAACAAGGGCGTCATCGCCAGGGTGCTTCCAGAAGAAGACATGCCGTTTATGGAGGACGGAACACCGGTCGATCTCGTGCTCAATCCGCTCGGTGTCCCGTCGAGAATGAATCTCGGACAGATACTCGAAACCGAACTCGGCTGGGCGGCTATGAAACTCGATGAATGGTATGCGACGCCGGTATTCCAGTCAGCGACCAACGAGATGATCGAGAAAAAACTGGAAGAATCACAGCTTCCTAAAAACTCGAAAATCAAGCTTTTTGACGGTCGAACCGGGATACCTTTCGAGAATCCGGTTAATGTCGGATATCTCTATATGCTGAAACTTCACCACCTTGTTGACGACAAGATTCATGCGCGTTCGACGGGCCCCTATTCGCTGGTAACACAGCAGCCGCTGGGAGGCAAAGCGCAATTCGGCGGTCAGCGGCTTGGAGAAATGGAGGTGTGGGCCCTTGAAGCCTACGGTGCCGCGAACACCCTTCAGGAACTTCTTACCATTAAGTCGGATGATATGACGGGGCGTGCCAGGATTTACGAGAGTATTGTCAAGGGAGAGGTTTCCTCTCCGGCCGGCATCCCGGAAAGCTTTAATGTCCTCATCCAGGAATTACGAGGACTCGCGCTGGATATCAAGATTTTCGATTCAAGGGGCAAACAGATTCCTCTCACGGAACGGGACGAGGAATTGATCAATCAGCAGGGCAGTCACTTTTAGGAGGAAAACAAAAGAATGAAAGAAATTCAGGATTTTGATACGATTATGTTAAAACTCGCCTCGCCGGAGCAGATTCGTGCCTGGTCGTACGGTGAGGTGAAAAAACCTGAAACTATCAACTACCGGACACTCAGACCCGAACGTGACGGTCTTTTCTGTGAGAAAATATTCGGCACGACGAAGGAATGGGAATGTTACTGCGGGAAGTTCAAATCCATACGGTACAAGGGTGTCATCTGCGACCGTTGCGGTGTCGAGGTGACCCATTTCAAGGTAAGGCGGGAACGAATGGGACATATCGAACTCGCATCACCGGTCTCACACATCTGGTATTACCGCTCCGTCCCCTCCCGTATGGGACTTCTGTTGGACCTTTCTCTCGCCTCATTGCGTTCGATTCTCTATTACGAGAAATATATCGTCATCGATCCGGGCGACACCGATCTGAAAAAGATGGATGTCCTGACTGAAGAAGATTACCATGAAGCGAAAGAACGGTACGGTATGGCGTTTATGGCGGGAATCGGCGCCGGCGCGATCAAAATCCTCCTTGAATCGCTGGATCTGGACGGGTTGTCCCAAGAGCTTCGCAAGGTAATGGTCGAGAAGGGACTCAAAGTCGACAAACGGCTTCTGAAAAGAATCAGTATCGTCGAGAATTTCAGGGATTCAGGCAACAGACCTGAATGGATGATTCTCGACGTCATCCCCGTTATTCCGCCGGAACTGCGGCCGATGGTACAGCTGGACGGGGGCAGGTTTGCAACGTCGGATTTAAACGATCTCTACAGACGGGTCATCAACAGGAACAACCGACTCAAGCGTCTACAGGCCCTCAACGCCCCTGATATCATAATAAGGAACGAGAAGAGGATGCTTCAGGAGGCGGTTGACGCCCTCTTCGATAATTCGAAAAAGCGTCGCGTTGTCAAAGGGGCCTCGAACAGGCCGCTTAAATCCCTCTCGGATATGCTCCGCGGAAAGCAGGGAAGATTCAGACAGAACCTTCTGGGCAAGCGCGTTGACTATTCGGGAAGGAGTGTTATCGTCGTCGGTCCGGAATTGAAACTGCATCAGTGCGGACTTCCGACAAAGATGGCCCTCGAACTCTATAAACCCTTTATCATGAAAAAACTCGTGGAAAAGGATGTTGTCTATAATATCAAGAAGGCAAAGACCTATGTCGAGCAGGAAACAGCGGAAGTTTATGCGGTACTCGACGAAGTGGTACGGGAACATCCTGTGCTGCTCAACAGGGCGCCGACACTCCACCGGCTGGGTATTCAGGCCTTCGAGCCCGTATTGATCGAAGGGAAGGCGATCAAGTTGCACCCGCTGGTCTGTCATGCATTTAATGCCGATTTTGACGGCGACCAGATGGCCGTTCACGTGCCGCTGACGCAGGCCGCGAGGATGGAGTGCTGGACGCTGATTCTTTCTTCCAGAAACCTGCTGGACCCCGCGAACGGCAATCCAATTACCGTGCCGACGCAGGATATGGTTCTTGGTATTAATTATCTGACGAAAATAAGGAATGGCGCGCAGGGTGAGGGACGGTATTATTCTTCGATCGAAGAAGTCCTCATGGCTGTCGATTCGAGGGATGTCGATTACCAGGCGCTCGTCAAGGTGCAGATAAAAGGAACATATATGGAGACGACACCGGGAAGGATTATTCTGAACGAGGAACTTCCGGAACAGGTCGGTTATATCAATGAAGAGATGAGCGAAAAACAACTTCACACACTCATTTCCGATTGTTATAAACGGTTCGGCTCATATATTACGGTCCAGATGCTCGATGTTATCAAGGAGATGGGGTTCACCTACGCGACAAAGTTCGGGGCGACGATCGGGATGGAAGACATTGTGGTTCCGGAAGCAAAAAAAGAGTTGCTGGCAAAGGCGAATGCCCAGGTGGAAGAGATCCAGCGGCAGTATCTCCAGGGGCATATAACAAATGAAGAACGGTACAACAGGGTCGTCGAGGTGTGGAGTACGACAAACGAGCTTGTCACCAACGAAATGATGGAGAAACTCAAGACGGACAAGGGCGGGTTCAATCCGGTGTATATGATGGCGCATTCGGGCGCGAGGGGGAGCAGAACGCAGATTCGCCAGCTCGCGGGTATGCGCGGTCTTATGGCGAAACCTTCAGGCGACATCATCGAGCTGCCGATCCGTTCGAACTTCAAGGAAGGGCTTTCGGTCATCGAGTTTTTCATCTCGACGAACGGCGCGCGAAAAGGTCTTGCCGATACGGCGCTTAAAACGGCCGATGCCGGATACCTGACGAGAAGACTCGTGGATATCGCACAGGATGTGGTCGTCAATGAATTCGACTGCGGGACAATTAATGGTATAGAACGCGCGGCGATCAAGGACGGTGAGGAAATCGTCGAACAGCTGCGTGACAGAATAGCGGGACGGTTCACACTCGAACGGGTAAAACATCCCATCACGGGTGAAATACTGGTCGATGTCAACCAGGAGATTACCGATGAACTTGCAGAGAAGATCGATGAGGCGGGTATCGAATCGGTGCGGATCAGAACCGGACTCACCTGCGAGGCAAAGCACGGCGTGTGCGTCAAGTGTTACGGGAGAAATCTGGCAACCAATAAAACGGTCGATATCGGTGAGGCGGTCGGTATTATCGCAGCCCAATCGATCGGACAGCCCGGTACACAGTTGACCATGAGGACTTTTCATATCGGTGGCGCCGCAACTAAAATTACCGAAGAAAACCGAGTGTATTTACGGTATCCGGTATATGTCAAACAGATAGACGGAAACAGGGTAAAACTCGAAAACGGGAATATGCTTTTCACCCGGAAAGGCCAGATTATCATCAACCGTATTTTTCAGAATATCGATTTGAAACCGAAAGACAAACTCCTTGTCGAAAACGATCAAAAAGTCATCAGGGATCAGCCGATCATCGAACGGAAAAACAAAAAGATACTTTCTTCCGATATTGCCTATGTGATCGTGAAGGGGAATCAGCTTCTTCTGATCGCACAGGATCATAAAATCGATATAAGAAACGGATCCGCGCTCGTGGTGAAAGAGGGAGATATTGTCGCACCGGAAGAGGCGCTGGCCTTTTTCGATCCGTTCAGCGAACCGATTATTTCCGAGGTCGACGGGCGCGTCAAATTCGAGGATATCATCCTGGGCACGACGCTGAAAGAGGAGATCAATGAGGAGACGGGAAAGACGGACAAAAAGGTCATGGAGTTTACGCTTGAGACCCTCCAGCCGAGGATTGTCGTCTATGACAAGTCCGGTGTCGAGGTCGCGACATATTTTCTTCCGGGCGGGGCATATCTGAATATCGAAGACGGCGATACCATAAAAGCGGGAACAATTCTGGCAAAACTGCTCAAGGAAAGCGTGAAAACACGCGATATTACCGGCGGTCTTCCGCGTGTCGGAGAGCTTTTTGAATCGAGAAGACCAAAGAATCCGGCAGTTCTGGCACGGATCAGCGGAACTGTCCATTTTAAGGGAATCGTCAAGGGTAAACGCAACGTTGTCGTCATCGATCCTTTTGAAAAGGAATACAAACACCTTATACCGATGGGAAAACATCTTCTGGTACGTGACGGTGATAAAGTGAAAGCGGGTGAACCGCTTTGTGAGGGAAATATCGATCCGCATGATATCCTTAATATACTCGGGGAAAACGCCCTTCAGAGTTATCTCGTCAATGAAATCCAGGAAGTCTACCGGCTTCAGGGTGTCAATATCAACGATA
Coding sequences within:
- the rpoC gene encoding DNA-directed RNA polymerase subunit beta'; this translates as MKEIQDFDTIMLKLASPEQIRAWSYGEVKKPETINYRTLRPERDGLFCEKIFGTTKEWECYCGKFKSIRYKGVICDRCGVEVTHFKVRRERMGHIELASPVSHIWYYRSVPSRMGLLLDLSLASLRSILYYEKYIVIDPGDTDLKKMDVLTEEDYHEAKERYGMAFMAGIGAGAIKILLESLDLDGLSQELRKVMVEKGLKVDKRLLKRISIVENFRDSGNRPEWMILDVIPVIPPELRPMVQLDGGRFATSDLNDLYRRVINRNNRLKRLQALNAPDIIIRNEKRMLQEAVDALFDNSKKRRVVKGASNRPLKSLSDMLRGKQGRFRQNLLGKRVDYSGRSVIVVGPELKLHQCGLPTKMALELYKPFIMKKLVEKDVVYNIKKAKTYVEQETAEVYAVLDEVVREHPVLLNRAPTLHRLGIQAFEPVLIEGKAIKLHPLVCHAFNADFDGDQMAVHVPLTQAARMECWTLILSSRNLLDPANGNPITVPTQDMVLGINYLTKIRNGAQGEGRYYSSIEEVLMAVDSRDVDYQALVKVQIKGTYMETTPGRIILNEELPEQVGYINEEMSEKQLHTLISDCYKRFGSYITVQMLDVIKEMGFTYATKFGATIGMEDIVVPEAKKELLAKANAQVEEIQRQYLQGHITNEERYNRVVEVWSTTNELVTNEMMEKLKTDKGGFNPVYMMAHSGARGSRTQIRQLAGMRGLMAKPSGDIIELPIRSNFKEGLSVIEFFISTNGARKGLADTALKTADAGYLTRRLVDIAQDVVVNEFDCGTINGIERAAIKDGEEIVEQLRDRIAGRFTLERVKHPITGEILVDVNQEITDELAEKIDEAGIESVRIRTGLTCEAKHGVCVKCYGRNLATNKTVDIGEAVGIIAAQSIGQPGTQLTMRTFHIGGAATKITEENRVYLRYPVYVKQIDGNRVKLENGNMLFTRKGQIIINRIFQNIDLKPKDKLLVENDQKVIRDQPIIERKNKKILSSDIAYVIVKGNQLLLIAQDHKIDIRNGSALVVKEGDIVAPEEALAFFDPFSEPIISEVDGRVKFEDIILGTTLKEEINEETGKTDKKVMEFTLETLQPRIVVYDKSGVEVATYFLPGGAYLNIEDGDTIKAGTILAKLLKESVKTRDITGGLPRVGELFESRRPKNPAVLARISGTVHFKGIVKGKRNVVVIDPFEKEYKHLIPMGKHLLVRDGDKVKAGEPLCEGNIDPHDILNILGENALQSYLVNEIQEVYRLQGVNINDKHIGIIIRQMMRKVEIIHVGDTNFIYGQQVDKHMFHEENRKVIREGGQPAIARPMILGITRASLNIDSFISAASFQETTRVLTNAAIEGSIDHLRGLKENVIIGHQIPAGTGMKIYKNVKLFDENMEDIDISVNKILEEKSKEKELGALSEESTGLTIL